A single region of the Actinoplanes sp. SE50/110 genome encodes:
- a CDS encoding RHS repeat-associated core domain-containing protein, which produces MVIWGFRGKHGFGSAFIYLIIVALLAPSAVIVDALPATARAVGSGADFVYDELGRLVTVVRGAGGADGVARYEYDTAGNITAVRRENPTTAGVIDFDPRLGRAGTDVTILGRGFAATAAQNSVQFGSAPAAVLSASTTRLVVRVPSDGTSGPIRVATPTGAYTSAQPFRFPPPGPAVTGISPVTVAAGSTVRIEGGNFSPRLAENAVDFNGQLGEVVAATASTLTVRAPAGVTSGPIGVSTPFGQTRSSGYAYVPPSSFGVADVDFTTSLATGAATTVRVSKPEKIAMVVLAGYAGQRVTLRATGITIDSGVLTVLKPDGEELDYWTFSSGGELFTDTLTLPMAGTYTIVVDPRDQHTGTLQVALAAVPADDTAAVTVGGPASTVRITAAGQNGRRTFPGSVGQRVTLRATGITIDSGVLTVLKPDGEELDYWTFSSGGELFTDTLTLPMAGTYTIVVDPRDQHTGTLQVALAAVPADDTAAVTVGGPASTVRITAAGQNGRRTFPGSVGQRVTLRATGITIDSGVLTVLKPDGEELDYWTFSSGNELTPDPLTLPTAGTYTIVVDPRDQHTGTLQVALTAASGGARPAERPRLAAPTTSLTGRVARLNGAGLAKVTLRVGNRAAVADPAGNFTITGLPSGRHKLHIDGHAANRAGRRYGVFEATVDLVADTANVLPFTVWMPELDTAHEVRVASPTTREVVLTNPKVPGLEVHIPAGTVIRDENGAVVRRLGITAIPPHRPPFPLPHLGVHAPVYFTVQPGGAYLWPRGARIIYPNHSRLPARQKVEFWSYEPGGRGWHVYGHGQVSPDRRQVEPAPGVGVYEFTGAMFNAGNLPPDVGPPPGGCSQAGDPVDCATGLFLHSETDLRLDDVLPIGLERTYRPGDPRSRAFGIGTTLTYDMFLWSAEQYRQVDLVLPDGGRVHYVRTSAGTGWSDAVFEHTGSPGEFYRSRISWGAAGGWLLTLRDGTVLEFPQYRPLAAVRDRFGNRITITRDGDGRITQVTSPSGRWISFADDTNGRITQARDNLGRTVRYAYDTAGRLTQVTDPTGGITAYTYDSAHRMLSVTTPAGIVKVRNTYDSHGRVATQTLADGGTWRFAYETGAGGRITRTVATDPRGVQRSTTFNAAGYATVETRAAGTPVGRSVTLSRDAANRVIGVVDPLNRRTGYTYDDRGNLTSVTRLAGTSGQVTWRFSYEPRFGQITSVVDPLGRATALAYDDRGALSSVTDAAGDRTTFRSDAAGRPTEVTDPVNATTRLTYRAGLLATVTDPLGRTGGQWVDPGGRPVFVTDAVGAVQTRTYDPLDRIVQVTDAHGGVSRMAYDPGGNLVSLTGPRGGVTRWSYDAKGRVASRTDPLAKTERYTYDRGDNLTGYTDRRGVTSTVTFDALDRPTAVAHGGSGVDTYAYDAGDRLLQVSTAPATAAGVISRAYDPLDRLVTEQTPQGRVDYSYDSADRRTGMTVQGQPAVGYAYDAADRLTSVTRGGAAVRLGWDTAGRRTSVSLPDGVTTSYAYDTTGQATAVDYRRGTATLGGITYRYDTAGRRQGVDGSLTQVDLPPAVTGATYDAADRLTRWGNAALAYDSNGNLTSDGTRNYRWNDRDQLTAVGNAAFRYDQFGRRTSVTVGAVTSNYLYDGKNAVQEQTTARPTATLLGGLDLDDHFGRIEGNTATYHLTDALGSTVALTDANGIATRYSYEPYGATTTTGTPSTNRYQYTGRENDGTGLYYYRARYYSPAIGRFISEDPAGTGGSLYAYAAGEPISRADPTGMVWKEVALVSGAGFRVIREVARAEAMRLYQAGLHVATNSAKGARKLAKDVSTAAGGGGRACHREAHGTGANHYHGLDERGRHLPGGHVFYDTSLKGIFMSIVDVDGNGYLDERDWTELLNPFPFLIMPPAADSFNSPMEV; this is translated from the coding sequence ATGGTTATCTGGGGCTTTCGAGGTAAGCATGGCTTCGGTTCAGCGTTCATATATCTGATCATCGTTGCACTGCTGGCACCGTCTGCCGTGATTGTCGACGCGTTACCGGCGACGGCCCGCGCTGTGGGCAGCGGCGCGGACTTCGTCTACGACGAGCTCGGCCGCCTCGTTACCGTTGTCAGAGGCGCCGGTGGCGCCGACGGCGTAGCCCGATACGAGTACGACACGGCCGGCAACATCACCGCCGTCCGGCGGGAGAACCCCACCACGGCCGGGGTTATCGATTTTGACCCGCGCCTGGGCCGGGCCGGCACCGACGTGACCATCCTGGGCCGCGGCTTCGCCGCGACGGCGGCACAGAACTCAGTGCAGTTCGGCTCCGCTCCCGCCGCCGTGTTGTCCGCCTCCACGACCCGGCTGGTAGTTCGGGTGCCCAGCGACGGGACGTCGGGCCCGATCCGGGTGGCCACGCCGACCGGTGCGTACACCAGCGCCCAGCCGTTCCGGTTTCCACCGCCTGGACCAGCGGTCACCGGCATCAGTCCAGTGACCGTCGCGGCCGGATCGACCGTGCGGATCGAGGGTGGCAACTTCTCACCCCGCCTCGCAGAGAACGCGGTCGACTTCAACGGCCAGCTCGGCGAGGTGGTCGCTGCCACAGCGAGCACGCTGACTGTTCGGGCGCCGGCGGGCGTCACCTCTGGGCCGATCGGCGTGTCTACCCCCTTCGGGCAGACACGCAGTTCGGGATACGCGTACGTGCCGCCGTCATCGTTCGGGGTGGCTGACGTCGACTTCACCACGTCGCTGGCCACGGGAGCCGCCACCACGGTCCGGGTGTCGAAACCAGAGAAGATCGCGATGGTTGTCCTCGCCGGCTATGCGGGTCAGCGAGTGACGTTGCGGGCGACCGGCATCACGATCGACTCGGGCGTCCTGACGGTACTCAAGCCGGATGGCGAAGAGTTGGACTACTGGACGTTTTCCAGCGGCGGCGAGCTATTCACCGACACCTTGACCTTGCCCATGGCCGGCACCTACACAATCGTCGTCGACCCCCGCGACCAGCACACCGGCACCCTCCAGGTGGCGTTGGCGGCGGTGCCGGCCGACGACACGGCGGCTGTCACGGTGGGCGGGCCGGCGTCGACCGTCCGCATCACCGCCGCCGGGCAGAACGGCCGGCGCACCTTTCCCGGGTCGGTGGGCCAGCGGGTGACGTTGCGGGCGACCGGCATCACGATCGACTCGGGCGTCCTGACGGTACTCAAGCCGGATGGCGAAGAGTTGGACTACTGGACGTTTTCCAGCGGCGGCGAGCTATTCACCGACACCTTGACCTTGCCCATGGCCGGCACCTACACGATCGTCGTCGACCCCCGCGACCAGCACACCGGCACCCTCCAGGTGGCGTTGGCGGCGGTGCCGGCCGACGACACGGCGGCTGTCACGGTGGGCGGGCCGGCGTCGACCGTCCGCATCACCGCCGCCGGGCAGAACGGCCGGCGCACCTTTCCCGGGTCGGTGGGCCAGCGGGTGACGTTGCGGGCGACCGGCATCACGATCGACTCGGGCGTCCTGACGGTACTCAAGCCGGATGGCGAAGAGTTGGACTACTGGACGTTTTCCAGCGGAAACGAGCTCACCCCCGATCCCCTGACGTTGCCCACAGCCGGCACCTACACGATCGTCGTCGATCCTCGCGACCAGCACACCGGCACCCTGCAGGTGGCGCTGACGGCAGCGTCCGGCGGAGCGCGTCCGGCGGAGCGCCCCCGGCTGGCCGCGCCGACCACGTCGCTGACGGGCAGGGTAGCCCGGCTGAACGGCGCCGGCCTGGCCAAGGTGACGCTGCGGGTCGGTAATCGGGCCGCGGTCGCTGATCCAGCCGGAAACTTCACCATCACCGGCCTGCCGTCCGGGCGGCATAAGCTGCACATCGACGGCCACGCCGCCAACCGTGCCGGCCGCCGGTACGGCGTGTTCGAAGCGACGGTGGACCTGGTGGCGGACACCGCCAACGTGCTGCCGTTCACCGTCTGGATGCCTGAACTGGACACCGCCCACGAAGTCCGCGTCGCGTCGCCCACGACCCGCGAAGTCGTACTGACCAACCCGAAGGTGCCTGGCCTGGAGGTGCACATCCCGGCCGGCACCGTGATCCGGGACGAGAACGGCGCGGTGGTACGCCGGCTCGGCATCACCGCGATCCCGCCCCACCGGCCACCGTTCCCGCTGCCGCACCTGGGCGTCCACGCGCCCGTCTACTTCACGGTGCAGCCCGGTGGGGCCTACCTGTGGCCGCGCGGCGCCCGCATCATCTACCCCAACCACAGCCGGCTGCCGGCGCGCCAGAAAGTCGAGTTCTGGAGCTATGAACCGGGCGGCCGCGGCTGGCACGTCTACGGCCACGGCCAGGTGTCACCGGACCGGCGGCAGGTGGAGCCCGCGCCCGGCGTCGGCGTGTACGAGTTCACCGGCGCCATGTTCAACGCCGGCAACCTGCCGCCGGACGTCGGGCCCCCGCCGGGTGGCTGCAGCCAGGCCGGCGACCCGGTGGACTGCGCCACCGGCCTCTTCCTGCACTCAGAGACCGACCTGCGCCTCGACGACGTGCTGCCGATCGGCCTGGAACGCACGTATCGGCCCGGCGACCCAAGGTCCCGGGCGTTCGGCATCGGCACCACGCTGACCTACGACATGTTCCTGTGGTCGGCCGAGCAGTACCGCCAGGTCGACCTGGTGCTGCCAGACGGCGGCCGGGTCCACTACGTGCGCACCTCGGCGGGCACGGGCTGGTCCGACGCCGTGTTCGAACACACCGGCAGCCCCGGCGAGTTCTACCGTTCGCGGATCAGTTGGGGCGCCGCGGGCGGCTGGCTGCTGACACTGCGCGATGGCACGGTGCTGGAGTTCCCGCAGTACCGGCCGCTGGCGGCGGTACGCGACCGGTTCGGCAACCGGATCACGATCACCCGGGACGGCGACGGTCGGATCACCCAGGTCACGTCGCCGAGCGGCCGGTGGATCAGCTTCGCCGACGACACCAACGGTCGAATCACGCAGGCCCGCGACAATCTCGGCCGCACCGTCCGGTACGCGTACGACACGGCGGGACGCCTGACACAGGTGACTGATCCGACCGGTGGGATCACCGCCTACACGTACGACAGCGCCCACCGCATGCTATCGGTCACCACCCCGGCGGGCATCGTCAAGGTTCGCAACACCTACGACAGCCACGGCCGGGTCGCCACCCAGACCCTGGCCGACGGCGGAACCTGGCGATTTGCGTACGAGACCGGGGCTGGCGGCCGGATCACCCGGACTGTGGCCACCGACCCTCGCGGCGTGCAGCGGAGCACGACGTTCAACGCGGCCGGTTACGCCACCGTGGAAACTCGTGCTGCGGGCACGCCGGTCGGCCGAAGCGTGACTCTAAGCCGGGATGCCGCCAACCGCGTCATCGGCGTGGTCGACCCGTTGAACCGACGGACTGGCTACACCTACGACGACCGCGGCAACCTCACCTCGGTGACCCGGTTGGCCGGCACGTCCGGGCAGGTGACCTGGCGCTTCTCCTACGAACCCCGGTTCGGGCAGATCACTTCCGTGGTCGATCCACTCGGCCGGGCCACCGCCTTGGCCTACGACGACCGCGGCGCCCTGAGCTCGGTCACGGACGCGGCCGGCGACCGGACCACGTTCCGCTCCGACGCCGCGGGCCGGCCGACCGAGGTCACCGACCCGGTGAACGCCACGACGCGCCTGACCTACCGGGCGGGCCTGCTGGCGACCGTCACCGACCCGCTCGGCCGTACCGGCGGCCAGTGGGTGGATCCGGGAGGTCGCCCCGTCTTCGTTACCGACGCCGTCGGCGCCGTGCAGACCCGCACCTACGATCCGCTCGACCGGATCGTGCAGGTCACCGACGCTCACGGCGGGGTGAGCCGGATGGCCTACGATCCCGGCGGCAACCTGGTGTCCCTGACCGGCCCGCGCGGCGGCGTCACCCGGTGGTCCTACGACGCCAAGGGACGGGTGGCGAGCCGCACCGACCCGCTGGCCAAGACCGAGCGCTACACCTACGACCGCGGCGACAACCTCACCGGTTACACCGACCGGCGCGGCGTCACCAGCACCGTCACCTTCGACGCCCTGGACCGGCCCACCGCCGTGGCGCACGGCGGCAGCGGTGTCGACACCTACGCCTACGACGCTGGCGACCGGCTCCTGCAAGTCAGCACCGCCCCGGCCACCGCCGCCGGCGTCATCAGCCGTGCCTACGACCCGCTCGACCGGCTGGTCACCGAGCAGACACCACAGGGGCGCGTCGACTACAGCTACGACAGCGCCGACCGTCGCACCGGCATGACGGTGCAGGGCCAGCCCGCCGTCGGCTACGCCTACGACGCCGCCGACCGGCTGACCAGCGTCACCCGCGGCGGTGCGGCGGTGCGGCTGGGCTGGGACACCGCCGGCCGACGCACCTCGGTCAGCCTGCCGGACGGGGTCACCACCAGTTACGCGTACGACACGACCGGTCAGGCGACCGCCGTCGACTACCGGCGCGGCACCGCCACGCTCGGCGGCATCACCTACCGCTACGACACAGCGGGGCGTCGCCAGGGCGTCGACGGCAGCCTGACCCAGGTCGACCTACCACCCGCCGTCACCGGCGCCACCTACGACGCCGCAGATCGTCTCACTCGGTGGGGCAACGCCGCCCTGGCCTACGACAGCAACGGCAACCTCACCTCCGACGGCACCCGCAACTACCGCTGGAACGACCGCGACCAGCTCACGGCCGTCGGCAACGCCGCCTTCCGCTATGACCAGTTCGGTCGGCGCACCAGCGTCACGGTCGGCGCCGTCACCAGCAACTACTTGTACGACGGAAAAAACGCCGTCCAGGAGCAGACCACTGCACGACCGACCGCCACGCTCCTCGGCGGACTCGACCTGGACGACCACTTCGGACGCATCGAGGGCAACACCGCCACATACCACCTCACCGACGCGCTCGGCAGCACCGTCGCTCTGACCGACGCCAACGGCATCGCCACCCGCTACAGCTACGAACCGTACGGTGCCACCACCACGACCGGCACGCCGAGCACCAACCGCTACCAGTACACCGGCCGGGAGAACGACGGCACCGGCCTCTACTACTACCGAGCCCGGTACTACTCGCCCGCCATCGGCAGATTCATCAGCGAGGACCCGGCCGGCACAGGCGGGAGTCTCTACGCCTACGCAGCTGGAGAGCCCATCAGCCGAGCGGACCCGACCGGCATGGTGTGGAAGGAGGTCGCGCTCGTCAGCGGCGCGGGGTTCCGAGTCATCCGCGAGGTGGCGAGGGCCGAGGCTATGCGCCTCTACCAAGCCGGTCTGCATGTTGCCACCAACAGCGCCAAGGGCGCGCGAAAGCTGGCCAAAGACGTTAGTACGGCCGCCGGTGGCGGCGGTCGGGCATGCCATCGCGAAGCGCATGGCACCGGAGCCAATCACTACCACGGTCTGGATGAGCGAGGCCGTCACCTGCCCGGCGGTCACGTCTTCTACGACACGTCACTCAAGGGCATTTTTATGTCGATCGTAGATGTCGATGGGAACGGCTACCTCGACGAACGCGACTGGACCGAACTCCTGAATCCCTTCCCGTTCCTGATCATGCCGCCGGCGGCGGACAGTTTCAACTCGCCGATGGAGGTGTAG
- a CDS encoding Dyp-type peroxidase produces MGEVTRRAVLAWPVAAAAKFRTTGAPRHQPGIVSLPPNATVLAALDLRGAGLDVVTRLFAMLDRGIRALGGQVETTVSVGASLFDARFGLATARPPELVPMPAFRNDLLDPAQCHGDLLLQVGADLPGTAQRALRSLLTPDIRLRWRITGFRAGNGTDAHGRPTSRNLFGFSEGAGNPEGDDRLWVRPVGAGDAWAAGGTYLVVRTIRLALARWNYDPVSRQELIIGRRKSDGAPLGRTPLDAHVRRADPGTAGPPGGGILRRGYSFRRGLDPTGQPDEGHLFICYQNSIERGFAAVQRRLAGEPLERYVLPVGGGYFFVLPAADRLGQPLLDAGRSGADARP; encoded by the coding sequence ATGGGAGAAGTCACCCGCCGCGCGGTCCTCGCATGGCCCGTCGCCGCGGCGGCGAAATTCCGCACCACCGGCGCCCCGCGGCATCAGCCCGGCATCGTCAGCCTGCCCCCGAACGCCACCGTGCTGGCCGCCCTTGACCTACGCGGTGCCGGGCTCGACGTCGTGACGCGCCTGTTCGCGATGCTGGACCGGGGCATTCGTGCCCTCGGCGGGCAGGTGGAGACGACGGTGAGCGTCGGCGCGTCGCTGTTCGACGCCAGGTTCGGCTTGGCTACGGCACGCCCACCCGAGCTCGTGCCAATGCCTGCCTTCCGCAACGACCTGCTTGATCCAGCGCAATGCCATGGAGATCTGCTGCTGCAGGTCGGCGCGGACCTGCCCGGTACGGCCCAGCGGGCTCTGCGGTCACTACTGACACCGGATATCCGGCTCCGGTGGCGGATTACCGGATTCCGGGCCGGGAACGGCACCGACGCGCACGGCCGGCCGACCAGCCGCAACCTGTTCGGCTTTTCGGAGGGTGCGGGCAACCCCGAGGGGGACGATCGGCTCTGGGTGCGGCCGGTCGGTGCCGGAGACGCGTGGGCGGCCGGGGGTACATACCTGGTGGTGCGCACAATCCGGCTGGCACTCGCCCGGTGGAACTATGATCCGGTCAGTCGGCAGGAGTTGATCATCGGGCGGCGTAAGAGCGACGGCGCGCCGCTCGGCCGGACACCGCTCGACGCGCACGTCCGCCGGGCTGATCCGGGCACTGCCGGACCTCCCGGCGGCGGCATCCTGCGCCGGGGATACTCGTTCCGGCGGGGCCTTGACCCCACCGGCCAACCTGACGAGGGCCATCTCTTCATCTGTTACCAGAACAGCATCGAGCGCGGGTTCGCCGCCGTGCAGCGCCGGCTCGCCGGCGAACCACTCGAGCGGTACGTGTTGCCAGTCGGCGGCGGCTACTTCTTCGTACTGCCGGCCGCGGATCGTCTCGGCCAGCCGCTGCTGGACGCTGGCCGGTCAGGGGCAGACGCCCGCCCCTGA